Within the Salvia hispanica cultivar TCC Black 2014 chromosome 4, UniMelb_Shisp_WGS_1.0, whole genome shotgun sequence genome, the region ATCCGCATGCGCTTCCTGTTTGACTCAGTGATTCAAATCAGAAAATAAGGATAATGAGGTTAACAAAAGTTTCTGTTGCTTGCCTGGCCAGCACCGTCTTTATAGCTCAAAAAAACAGCCCTGCTTCCCCTGGCTGGAACCCCCGACACACATGATATTTGAGGCCATGAGAAATACATCTTCGAGATGTAATGCACCTCCTGTAAATTCATATTCGGAATGAACACTAAGCATTTAGAAGTAACAGGAACCGATTAAACGACATATTCTCAAACAGGACCAACGCTTCAACGCATCTAGTTCGGCAAATAACGCATGATTTCCTATTACTTCAGCATCGAACTACATTAATGAAGAAATGCACGATCTCTCTACTCACAAACGACAGATTTACCTTCACAACATGATAACCTGCTATATCTGCGAACATATACGACTACTTTAAACTGCAAATGCTCGATTAGTCTGATTACAGCACGATTCAACAAACAGAGATAAAATAGGAACCAGATCGAGCTGATTCGAGCACAACAACCAACAATCAGTAGTTAAAACATATCGATATACGCAACCGGTGAATTTTCACTAGAAATTAAACACGATGAGCTGATTTTCAAGCTTACAAGGGTTTTCGACTGGAGAGAGAGGACGAGAACCGCATCATCCGTTCCGGAAGAGGTTCTCTCGTAGATAAGCTTCACGGAGGCGGAGATGGACGAGGAAATCCAGGCGCCGCGGAGGCGACTCTTCGGAACCGGCACCAGAGAAGGATGAGTGCTGTTAAAAGCGGAAGAGCTGCAGTTGACGAAACGCGCGTATTCGATCTGCCATTCGTCGCATGCGTGGTTTTCACTCTCCTTGTTGGTGGTGTTTATGGCCAACGCTGATCCCGCCATTTTCGACTTTCTGGAACTGGTAATTTTACGTTTCGTCATTTGTACGAGTAAAAGTAGAGATGGAAAGTTAAAAACAAGGGTATGGAATTTACAGTTGGGTTTTGCTGGGAAGACGAtcataaagtttttttttctttttctttttactttttgaggaaattaaataaaatgtcatGAGCATATAAAATCTCTGTTCCATTACAAGTcacatttaaaatgaaatattatctaaaataaaaacaagtacCTCTAtactttttatctcttttattttatgttttctctattaactcataaaataacactacataaaatctctgTGCCTAAaaacaaatgtttcatttctacaCATATTACAATCATACAAAACTAcctgaaatttcaattaacgAATTGATTAGAGAGAAGCTCGTGTGCTCACAATTCACGGGGATCCGGCCCGAGGGAGGATGAGGCGTGGTGGCAGTGCAACTATGCAGTAAGGGGAGGTGGCATCTATACAAGAGAGGGGCAGTGAAGGAGCAAACGGTCAATGACATATGGAGGTGGGCTTGCACGGGTCCACTGACCCCACCATCAGCCCGCGAATATCGTAAATCTCTATCAAATTCGGACTTTTGACCTGCCATGGACCTCACGTATGACACTCTTCATCTCGAAATTATATCAGATTTGAACCAATTGTGCTGAAGTTGGCAAAAGAACCAACCCAATAATTGGGATAGAGTCGTGCATGAACCCGACTTCCCCATTGCAAAACCGAGCCACTAAAGATTTGCActgatttttctttctttgattaaccaaaaatcaaaacgGTACTAGAGGAACACCCGCAAAGAGTAGAACCCAAAAATAAGAGGACGAAGGTAGGAAGAAAATGGAGAAGGTGTTGGAAGTAGAGAACATATTTGGCAGTTGGCACCTTGAACCTTTgttcaaaagataaaaacaatCCTATGACTCGTGTCAAATAATAAGCAACCATCAAAaactaaattcatatataaaCTCAATCCAAATGAGAAGAAACTCGTATGTAAgatcttaaaattcatgttgtAGATAATACTGCTATGGTCGAAACATTCAATGGTTGGATGTTAGATGCAAGGACAAGTTGTGAGTGACACGTTGGAAGatttgatgatattaaaataaagttatgtTCAACTTGGATATGAAGATATGTTGTATTTGACCAAGACCCGTAAAAGAAAGTGCTAATCTATTCccaatttataatttccaCAATTATTAATTTCGAAATACTTAGTAGATTATGTTTAGTCAATTCATATAGGTCATCGAAGTCGACTTTTCATAAATGACAAATTAGTTAATGTATGTCCATTTTTATAGTAGTTtgagagtatttatttataattagaaatttagaattaGAACTATAATTTGGTATTCCATCTGTCTCTCATAATTTGTCattatttgatcaaattttaagaaatataatagaaagtggattgaaaaaattagtgacatgtgaatcttatttttatatattaattttataataaaatgtgagtgagaatgatttagtggaatatgaggttcagtataaaaaatgataaaattgaaaggtgataaatttttaggaacaagacaaaaaatgaaataggtgATAAATTTTCGGGACCGAGGGAGTAGATATTTTGCAACAAAATTTGCATTCGCGTTCAACTCAAACATACAGCACATGAACACACTATGCTCGTCTGAACACAGCTGCATCGCCACCTCTCGCCGTCGGCCGCCTATCTCGCCGCCGTTGAGCTCCCAGCGATGAAGCAGATGACGTGGCCGTGCAATTCCGACGGCCACCACCACTTCGCATCGCTTCCCTTTTTCAGGAAACCCCAGGAATCCCCAATTCTGGCCAAACCCTCCAAATCGCACCTCTCCTTCTTCAATTCGGCCCCGAAATCGGCGCCAAATCCGCCGCAGGGGTCGGATTTCTCGGCGCTTCCGTACGATGTGCTGGCGAGGATCGCGGCGTCGTTCTCGCTGCCGAGCCTGAAGACGGCGTCGCTAGTGTGCAGGGCGTGGAGGGACGCGCTGAAGCCGTTGCGCGAGGCGATGGTGTTCCTCAAGTGGGGGAAGCGGTTCAAGCACGGGAGGGGAGGGGTGAAGGCCAATTCGAGGAAGGCGCTCGATTCCTTCCTCAAAGGGGCCGCACGTGGCTCCACGCTCGCGATGGTGGATGCCGGATTGATCTATTGGGAGATGGGGAAGAAGGAGGAAGGGATTGCTTGGTATCGTTTGGCGGCGGAGCTCGGTGATCCTACTGGACAGTGTAATTTGGCCATTTGTTATTTTCAAggtatcaattttttatttatgatttattttgaattgataatattatatatgcatagTGCATCTACCTTAATCATGCTAATTGTGATTAGTAAATtctaattgaaaattaatgaaccctaattattgattaataaatcCAATTTGGGGAATGGTGAAACCCTAAATCGATTTAATCAAGGTAAAATCAGGCATAATTGATGGAGACTATAGTTTTATTGCTGTTTGGTATTGTTAGTGTGAGGAGTTTAGTGTTTGATTTTGTCTATGAATAAATGGATAGATATTTCAAATTGGAGATGATAGTCTTAAACATAAGGAGAACTAATGAGTAAATTCAGTAGGCAGATGATGATGTCGAACATAAGAACAATGCTTCTAGGTGTTACTATgaaatagtaatttataagTGACTTAAGCCTTACTATATTATGATGTGTGTTGAAATCATGGGGTTTTGTTTTTCTGGTCTATACTGCCCAGCTTCTGCGTCTTGTTACTTTGAAACAGGGTCGTACGAGATTCACCTAGTGCTATCAAATTCGTGATTTCTTCTGTTTAGGATGGAGAAGCATAAGCTAGTGTGCTGTTATCCAGAGAAAAAAGGACTGCTTTAAAGGACTGAAAGAATACgatctttttacttttctaaatgtgtgttgttgttgtaTGTATGCTGCAGCTTATCCTTCAAAGACCATGGAGGCAATTGGATGGTTATACCAGGCTTCCTTTGCTGGCCATGTTCGTGCCCAGTACCAACTTGCACTTTGTTTGCACCAAGGTCGAGGAGTAGGACGGAGCCTCCCAGAAGCGGTATCTCGCAGCTTTTATTTGCTTCACCTTTGACACGCTCTTATAATTATTCTTAGTCACTACAAACTGCTGTATCACATTTCTCTCGTTTTTCTCTCAAGAAACGTCACTGCTAATCTTATACGTGTATtgaggtaattttttttttttcttgatccAAAATGGGATAATGGGATTTTCTACCTTCCTGATGTGATCTTAAGCTTATCATAGTTTGTTGGGGTTGTAGCTAACCTACAGTTAACTGGCTTGCAAGAAAATTTATGACTACTATGAGAGTAAGAGGTCTTCTTTTCTTTGGTTCTAAAACTTATGACAGGCTCGTTGGTACCTAAGAGCAGCGGAAGGGGGATACGTGCGTGCAATGTACAATACATCTCTTTGCTACTTGATGGGCGAAGGTTTGGTGCAGTCCCACCGATTGGCTAGAAAATGGATGAAGAGAGCTGCTGATCATGGCCACAGCAAAGCTCAGTTCGAGCACGGACTGGGTCTCTTTTCAGTAAGTATCACAAACTTCTTCTTGTAGTTCTGCTAATTTTTTGTGACAATCCATTGCTCTTCATGAAACAAGGACTAGACTCTACTATGAGGTGGGCgtttattttgtgtgattaATCAAATTTACAGTACACAACAAGATTGAGTGTTTGAAGGGTTACGTAACCAAACAAGTTCGTAATTATTCAATCCATCAAAGTATTTGGGGCGGGGGGTATCTATATATCTGAGTTATCATATTGATCTGATGCTAGGAAGGAGATATGATGAAGGCTGTGGTGTACTTGGAGCTGGCCACCCGAGCCGGGGAGAGAGCTGCTGCTCATGTGAAGAATGTGATTCTCCAGCAACTTTCAG harbors:
- the LOC125223887 gene encoding F-box protein At1g70590-like, translated to MKQMTWPCNSDGHHHFASLPFFRKPQESPILAKPSKSHLSFFNSAPKSAPNPPQGSDFSALPYDVLARIAASFSLPSLKTASLVCRAWRDALKPLREAMVFLKWGKRFKHGRGGVKANSRKALDSFLKGAARGSTLAMVDAGLIYWEMGKKEEGIAWYRLAAELGDPTGQCNLAICYFQAYPSKTMEAIGWLYQASFAGHVRAQYQLALCLHQGRGVGRSLPEAARWYLRAAEGGYVRAMYNTSLCYLMGEGLVQSHRLARKWMKRAADHGHSKAQFEHGLGLFSEGDMMKAVVYLELATRAGERAAAHVKNVILQQLSASSRDRAMLLADTWRDLPAHPS